Proteins encoded by one window of Lathyrus oleraceus cultivar Zhongwan6 chromosome 1, CAAS_Psat_ZW6_1.0, whole genome shotgun sequence:
- the LOC127077209 gene encoding EH domain-containing protein 2 gives MKTENRSKEETATYQEWFNLADSDGDGRISGNEATKFFALSNLSRSQLKQLWALSDTKRQGFLGFTEFLTAMQLVSLAQAGYELNSDLLKIQLDKENVKPPVIEGLDTLVAQTKSLTITAQPEVNVSAQPQPFLANSWFTSKSRSSKKLPPNAVTSIVDGLKKLYIERLKPLEATYRYDDFASPLLTNSDFDAKPMVMLLGQYSTGKTTFIKHLLKCDYPGAHIGPEPTTDRFVAVMSGPDERSIPGNTIAVDADMPFGGLTTFGGSFLSKFQCSRMPHPLLDEITIVDTPGVLSGEKQRTQRSYDFTGVVSWFAAKCDVILLLFDPHKLDISDELKRVISSLHGNEDKIRVVLNKSDQVDTQQLMRVYGALMWSLGKVLTTTPEVPRVYIGSFNDKPIAEGFVGPLGKNLFEKEQNDLLADLLDIPKKTCDRRINEFVKRARSVKIHAYIISHLKKEMPAIMGKAKAQQKLIDNLDSEFAKVQREYHLPAGDFPSVEHFKEVLSSYSIDKFEKLKPKMIQAIDDMLGYEIPELLKKFRNPYD, from the exons ATGAAGACGGAAAACCGATCCAAAGAAGAAACTGCGACTTATCAAGAATGGTTCAATTTAGCAGATTCAG ATGGAGATGGACGCATCAGTGGAAACGAAGCTACGAAGTTCTTCGCACTCTCCAACTTATCTCGTTCACAACTCAAGCAGCTTTGGGCTCTTTCTGATACCAAACGTCAAGGTTTTTTAGGTTTTACAGAGTTTCTTACTGCGATGCAG TTGGTTTCTCTTGCACAAGCAGGATATGAACTTAATTCGGATTTACTAAAGATTCAAT TGGATAAGGAAAATGTTAAACCACCTGTGATTGAAGGATTAGATACTTTAGTGGCA CAAACTAAGAGTTTGACAATAACTGCACAGCCGGAAGTGAATG TGAGTGCCCAGCCTCAACCATTTTTAGCTAACTCATGGTTCACTTCAAAATCAAGATCTTCAAAGAAA TTACCTCCCAATGCAGTTACATCAATAGTGGATGGCTTGAAGAAATTGTATATTGAAAGACTAAAGCCCTTGGAAGCCACTTATAGATATGATGATTTTGCATCTCCGTTGTTG ACTAACAGTGATTTTGATGCTAAACCCATGGTCATGCTTCTTGGTCAATACTCTACGGGgaaaacaacatttataaaacATTTGTTAAAATGTGACTATCCAG GAGCACACATCGGACCAGAGCCTACAACCGATAGATTTGTTGCTGTCATG TCCGGCCCTGATGAGAGGAGTATTCCTGGAAACACTATAGCTGTTGATGCTGATATGCCTTTTGGTGGCCTGACAACTTTTGGAGGTTCATTCTTATCGAAGTTCCAATGTTCTCGAATGCCACATCCA ctGCTGGATGAAATAACAATTGTGGACACTCCTGGTGTCCTATCTGGAGAGAAACAAAGGACACAAAGAAGCTATGATTTCACTGGTGTTGTATCTTGGTTTGCTGCCAAATGCGATGTCATTCTTCTTCTATTTGACCCGCATAAACTTGACATCAGTGATGAGTTAAAACGTGTAATTTCTTCATTACATGGCAATGAGGACAAGATTCGCGTGGTTTTGAATAAGTCAGATCAAGTTGATACTCAACAA CTTATGAGAGTTTATGGAGCGTTGATGTGGTCACTAGGGAAGGTTCTGACTACTACTCCGGAAGTTCCACGTGTATACATTGG GTCGTTTAATGATAAGCCTATAGCTGAAGGATTTGTTGGTCCACTAGGAAAAAATCTCTTTGAGAAGGAACAGAACGATTTGTTAGCAGATTTGCTCGATATCCCAAAGAAGACGTGCGATCGTAGG ATCAATGAATTTGTGAAACGAGCTAGATCGGTCAAAATTCATGCATATATAATTAGCCATCTTAAAAAAGAGATGCCAGCAATAATGGGCAAAGCCAAGGCTCAACAAAAACTTATTGATAATCTCGATAGTGAATTTGCAAAG GTTCAAAGGGAGTACCATCTACCCGCTGGTGACTTTCCCAGTGTTGAACACTTCAAAGAAGTTTTGAGTAGTTATAGCATCGACAAGTTTGAGAAACTTAAGCCAAAAATGATCCAGGCCATAGATGACATGCTTGGATATGAAATTCCAGAGCTTTTAAAGAAATTCAGAAATCCTTATGATTAA